The Agromyces mangrovi genome contains a region encoding:
- a CDS encoding Pr6Pr family membrane protein — MPVREAPPDPRRRRALRILGLARIALAVVEVMALVQNFRYVLGFTSFATENFFSYFTVQSAFLAVAVIGASGVVAVLGRREPGWLTGIRCLVITYVVVSGVVFGLIVYQARATGYRIDVPPSDQVLHFVVPVVLVVDWVLETVLGVRHVPVGWRTLWWVPLFPIAWLAYTLVRSPAVGWYPYFFLDPLQVGGASGIVVACAIVLAVLLAVAALLVAATRIVRREGAGTLDPVPVERADAPELAAAPR, encoded by the coding sequence ATGCCCGTGCGCGAGGCCCCTCCCGACCCGCGCCGTCGTCGCGCGCTCCGCATCCTCGGGCTCGCCCGCATCGCCCTCGCCGTGGTCGAGGTCATGGCCCTCGTCCAGAACTTCCGGTACGTGCTCGGGTTCACGAGCTTCGCCACCGAGAACTTCTTCTCGTACTTCACGGTGCAGTCGGCGTTCCTCGCGGTCGCGGTGATCGGCGCGAGCGGCGTCGTCGCGGTGCTGGGCCGGCGGGAGCCCGGCTGGCTCACGGGCATCCGCTGCCTGGTCATCACCTACGTCGTCGTGTCGGGCGTCGTGTTCGGGCTGATCGTGTACCAGGCGCGCGCGACGGGGTACCGCATCGACGTGCCGCCGTCCGACCAGGTGCTGCACTTCGTGGTGCCGGTCGTGCTCGTCGTCGACTGGGTGCTCGAGACCGTGCTGGGCGTGCGGCACGTGCCGGTGGGCTGGCGCACGCTCTGGTGGGTGCCGCTGTTCCCGATCGCGTGGCTCGCATACACCCTCGTGCGCAGCCCCGCGGTCGGCTGGTACCCGTACTTCTTCCTCGACCCGTTGCAGGTGGGCGGGGCGTCGGGCATCGTCGTCGCGTGCGCGATCGTGCTGGCCGTGCTGCTCGCGGTCGCGGCGCTGCTCGTCGCAGCCACGCGCATCGTTCGGCGCGAGGGCGCGGGCACCCTCGACCCCGTGCCGGTCGAGCGAGCGGATGCCCCCGAGCTCGCCGCCGCACCCCGCTGA
- a CDS encoding DUF1761 domain-containing protein gives MIPEINYWAVLLATLSTMVVGSIWYTPKVFGNYWMRVAKVEPDGKGAVGAIIATLLVSFVSSWVLAGATVIAWHFYGGSFLVNALVTALILWAGFTAARFITHDAFERRPAGLTTLNIAHELVTFVVMAVIIGVWPPAGTV, from the coding sequence ATGATTCCCGAGATCAACTACTGGGCGGTGCTGCTGGCGACGCTCTCGACCATGGTCGTCGGCTCGATCTGGTACACCCCCAAGGTCTTCGGCAACTACTGGATGCGCGTGGCGAAGGTCGAGCCCGACGGCAAGGGCGCGGTCGGGGCGATCATCGCGACGCTGCTCGTGAGCTTCGTCTCGTCGTGGGTGCTCGCGGGCGCGACCGTGATCGCGTGGCACTTCTACGGCGGCAGCTTCCTCGTCAACGCGCTCGTCACCGCGCTCATCCTCTGGGCCGGCTTCACCGCGGCTCGCTTCATCACCCACGACGCGTTCGAGCGCCGCCCGGCCGGCCTCACGACGCTCAACATCGCGCACGAGCTGGTCACGTTCGTCGTGATGGCGGTCATCATCGGCGTATGGCCGCCCGCCGGCACCGTCTGA
- a CDS encoding flavin monoamine oxidase family protein: protein MRRRTFLVGSAAGLAALLTGCVPETPTPTASPTPATPTPTPTGTPVASSVPAPAAMRRSAWGLDPFARGAFSYQAVGSTPQHRRDLAVPLDGRVFLAGEATSTAFPGTVRGAAEQGARAAAEVAQSAEPGARIAVVGAGLAGITAARALADAGYRVVVLEARDRIGGRIHSVEDDAWPVPVELGAGFVPADAVGLQARLARAGATTAPFDTAPQVRTAAGEPVEASDVGAQAVAAAREWALAQPHDVTLANALLRSGAIDRLSDEPDETGVSATDWLAYELDTVLGVRTGADARQLSARIGGLAPEDPARQERVETPYVQFLREEASGLDVLLGGAVLSIDHSGDLVSLRLETGESFAADRAIVTVPLGVLRANLISFTPALPLRHARAVSVLGNGLLDQVWLRFDESFLPAGPPVRTVVAADDDPFAGWLDLGGSAEQPVLVGLLAADRAEALAEASDDEVIALARASLEPFAS, encoded by the coding sequence ATGAGGCGGCGCACGTTCCTGGTCGGCTCCGCGGCGGGCCTCGCCGCGCTGCTGACCGGCTGCGTGCCGGAGACGCCGACCCCGACCGCGTCGCCGACACCGGCCACCCCGACGCCCACTCCGACGGGCACGCCCGTCGCCTCGTCCGTGCCCGCACCCGCCGCCATGCGCCGCTCGGCCTGGGGCCTCGACCCGTTCGCACGGGGCGCCTTCAGCTACCAGGCGGTCGGCTCGACGCCGCAGCACCGACGCGACCTCGCCGTGCCGCTCGATGGGCGCGTGTTCCTCGCGGGCGAGGCGACGTCGACCGCCTTCCCGGGCACGGTGCGCGGCGCCGCGGAGCAGGGCGCCCGCGCCGCGGCCGAGGTCGCGCAGTCGGCCGAGCCGGGGGCGCGCATCGCGGTCGTCGGCGCGGGGCTCGCGGGCATCACCGCTGCACGCGCGCTCGCCGACGCCGGCTACCGGGTGGTCGTGCTCGAGGCGCGCGACCGCATCGGCGGCCGCATCCACAGCGTCGAGGACGACGCCTGGCCGGTGCCCGTCGAGCTCGGCGCCGGGTTCGTGCCGGCCGACGCGGTGGGCCTGCAGGCGCGCCTCGCGCGCGCCGGCGCGACGACCGCGCCCTTCGACACCGCGCCGCAGGTGCGCACCGCGGCCGGTGAGCCGGTCGAGGCGTCCGACGTCGGTGCGCAGGCCGTAGCCGCGGCCCGCGAGTGGGCGCTGGCCCAGCCGCACGACGTGACGCTCGCGAACGCGCTGCTGCGCTCGGGCGCGATCGACCGGCTCTCCGACGAGCCCGACGAGACGGGCGTCTCGGCGACCGACTGGCTCGCGTACGAACTCGACACCGTGCTCGGCGTGCGCACCGGCGCGGACGCCCGCCAGCTCTCGGCGCGGATCGGCGGGCTCGCGCCCGAGGATCCCGCGCGGCAGGAGCGGGTCGAGACGCCCTACGTGCAGTTCCTCCGCGAGGAGGCGTCGGGCCTCGACGTGCTGCTCGGCGGAGCGGTGCTCAGCATCGACCACTCGGGCGACCTGGTGTCGCTGCGACTCGAGACGGGCGAGTCGTTCGCCGCCGACCGGGCGATCGTGACCGTGCCGCTCGGCGTGCTGCGGGCCAACCTCATCTCGTTCACCCCGGCGCTGCCGCTGCGCCACGCCCGCGCGGTCTCGGTCCTCGGCAACGGCCTGCTCGACCAGGTGTGGCTGCGCTTCGACGAGTCGTTCCTGCCGGCGGGGCCCCCGGTGCGTACGGTCGTCGCCGCCGACGACGACCCCTTCGCGGGCTGGCTCGACCTCGGCGGGAGCGCGGAGCAGCCGGTGCTCGTGGGGCTGCTCGCGGCCGATCGGGCGGAGGCGCTCGCGGAGGCATCCGACGACGAGGTGATCGCACTCGCACGCGCGAGCCTCGAGCCGTTCGCGAGCTGA
- a CDS encoding branched-chain amino acid ABC transporter permease, whose amino-acid sequence MDLLLQQLVDGVAAGAIYGALALALVLVYRASHTINFAQGEMALLGAYLSWQFFAFGLPLLAALAVSVLACGVLGMGIERVLIRPLAKRNQHLPMIITTLGLMIALNAVIAWVWGHQTREVPPVLGQGAVEVAGAALSRQDLVIIATVLGGAIALAAFFRFTRTGLFMRATVGDPESARLSGVRTGRMLSVGWGLAGCIGAIAGTLIAPELFLQPGMMAPVLIYAFAAATLGGLDSPLGAIVGGIIVGLAENIAGTYVPWIGSEFKQGLALAIILVVLLLRPAGLFGSRKVVRV is encoded by the coding sequence GTGGACCTCCTGCTCCAGCAACTCGTCGACGGCGTCGCGGCCGGCGCGATCTACGGCGCCCTCGCGCTCGCGCTCGTGCTCGTCTACCGCGCGTCGCACACCATCAACTTCGCCCAGGGAGAGATGGCGCTGCTCGGCGCCTACCTCTCCTGGCAGTTCTTCGCGTTCGGCCTGCCGCTGCTCGCCGCCCTCGCGGTGTCGGTGCTCGCGTGCGGGGTGCTCGGCATGGGCATCGAACGGGTGCTGATCCGCCCGCTCGCGAAGCGCAACCAGCACCTCCCGATGATCATCACGACGCTCGGCCTCATGATCGCGCTGAACGCGGTGATCGCGTGGGTGTGGGGACACCAGACCCGCGAGGTGCCGCCCGTGCTCGGTCAGGGGGCCGTCGAGGTCGCGGGCGCCGCACTCTCCCGGCAGGACCTCGTGATCATCGCCACGGTGCTGGGCGGCGCGATCGCACTGGCCGCGTTCTTCCGCTTCACCCGCACGGGCCTGTTCATGCGCGCCACGGTCGGCGACCCCGAGTCGGCCCGGCTCTCGGGCGTGCGCACCGGTCGCATGCTCTCGGTCGGCTGGGGCCTCGCGGGCTGCATCGGCGCGATCGCCGGCACGCTCATCGCCCCCGAGCTGTTCCTGCAGCCGGGCATGATGGCGCCGGTGCTCATCTACGCCTTCGCGGCCGCGACGCTCGGCGGCCTCGACTCGCCGCTCGGCGCGATCGTGGGCGGCATCATCGTCGGTCTGGCCGAGAACATCGCCGGTACCTACGTGCCGTGGATCGGCAGCGAGTTCAAGCAGGGCCTGGCGCTCGCGATCATCCTCGTCGTGCTGCTCCTGCGGCCCGCGGGGCTGTTCGGCTCCCGGAAGGTGGTACGCGTATGA
- a CDS encoding DUF7059 domain-containing protein has translation MVTASERRIAGALARDLAAARFTVAGLDELWGDEAAAALHRGDAVPAARRLERLEPGSDPRATLARCFVLGGTAAPADLERALPAAGVDGAVELGLVEATGERITARVDLRPYAFEDRVGAAEWWIASDPGELATGAPLAEDHVLGVGGASSTLAALQWQAPVGSVLDLGTGCGIQALHAARHADRVVATDISARALRFAALNAALNDVTGIEFRLGSLFEPVAGERFDRIVSNPPFVITPRRDDVPAYEYRDGGMVGDALVAQVLGGLADHLEPGGTAQLLADWEYRGDRGRGSTARATGSRPSSSTGSSSETGSTRSSTPRRGCATAARARARPSTVRWSAPGSTTSRRAASTPSGSATSSLAARPTAWCGCAEPSSCTGRSAPVRPARTSKGASTRSTGSSATSTAPGPSSRAT, from the coding sequence GTGGTGACTGCGTCGGAGAGGCGGATCGCGGGCGCGCTGGCGCGCGACCTCGCCGCCGCGCGCTTCACGGTCGCCGGACTCGACGAACTGTGGGGCGACGAGGCGGCGGCCGCGCTGCACCGCGGCGACGCGGTGCCGGCCGCCAGACGGCTGGAGCGTCTCGAACCCGGGTCCGACCCGCGGGCCACGCTCGCGCGGTGCTTCGTGCTCGGCGGCACCGCGGCGCCTGCCGACCTCGAGCGCGCACTGCCCGCGGCCGGCGTCGACGGCGCGGTCGAACTCGGCCTGGTCGAGGCGACCGGCGAGCGCATCACGGCGCGCGTCGACCTGCGGCCGTACGCGTTCGAGGACCGCGTCGGTGCCGCGGAGTGGTGGATCGCGTCCGACCCGGGCGAGCTCGCGACCGGCGCACCGCTCGCCGAGGACCACGTGCTCGGCGTCGGCGGCGCATCGAGCACCCTCGCCGCACTGCAGTGGCAGGCACCCGTCGGCAGCGTGCTCGACCTGGGCACCGGATGCGGCATTCAGGCCCTGCACGCGGCCCGGCACGCCGACCGGGTCGTCGCCACCGACATCAGCGCGCGGGCGCTGCGGTTCGCCGCGCTCAACGCCGCGCTGAACGACGTGACCGGCATCGAGTTCCGCCTCGGGAGCCTGTTCGAACCCGTCGCGGGGGAGCGGTTCGACCGCATCGTCTCGAACCCGCCGTTCGTGATCACGCCGCGTCGCGACGACGTGCCCGCCTACGAGTACCGCGACGGCGGCATGGTGGGCGACGCGCTCGTGGCGCAGGTGCTCGGCGGCCTCGCCGACCACCTCGAGCCGGGCGGCACGGCGCAGCTGCTCGCCGACTGGGAGTACCGCGGCGACCGGGGGCGGGGCTCGACCGCGCGAGCGACTGGTTCGCGCCCGAGCTCGAGTACTGGCTCATCGAGCGAGACCGGGTCGACCCGGTCGAGTACGCCGAGACGTGGGTGCGCGACGGCGGCACGCGCCCGGGCACGCCCGAGTACGGTGCGATGGTCCGCGCCTGGCTCGACGACTTCGAGGCGCGCGGCGTCGACGCCGTCGGGTTCGGCTACGTCGTCGCTCGCCGCCCGGCCGACGGCGTGGTGCGGCTGCGCCGAACCGAGCAGCTGCACGGGCCGCTCGGCTCCGGTGCGCCCGGCCCGCACCTCGAAGGGTGCGTCGACGCGTTCGACCGGCTCGTCGGCGACGTCGACGGCGCCCGGCCCGTCGTCGCGGGCGACGTGA
- a CDS encoding branched-chain amino acid ABC transporter permease produces the protein MTTQLDEQTERADAPEPAAPARAPRITPVEWLRTPRPPLALSKPVSLALGAAGVVALAIVPFVNPSWVNLHVALVLIFAIVAMGLNLLVGMGGQVSLGHAAFFAVGAYTTAVVGAAGVPAVATLPLAGAVAFAIGWLFGIPALRLQGLQLGLVTLALALVTPPAIRQLDEITRGSRGIGIDGDAPAWIPLDQDQWVLLLALVVFVLAWIATARFARGRLGRSFVAIRDAELVAETLGVAVQRTKVRLFATSAAYAGVGGGLYAMLLEFIGPENFGLTLSISFITMIVVGGIATVPGAVLGAAFVQAVPAIAGEIDPAAAGFTYGVVLLLFVFFVPFGLIGVIRGALRPLVDRVPWLRPRRLR, from the coding sequence ATGACGACGCAGCTCGACGAGCAGACCGAGCGGGCGGATGCCCCTGAGCCGGCCGCTCCCGCTCGTGCCCCGCGCATCACCCCGGTGGAGTGGCTGCGCACGCCCCGCCCGCCGCTCGCGCTCTCGAAGCCGGTCTCCCTGGCGCTCGGCGCCGCGGGGGTCGTCGCGCTGGCGATCGTGCCGTTCGTGAACCCGAGCTGGGTGAACCTGCACGTCGCGCTCGTGCTGATCTTCGCGATCGTCGCGATGGGGCTCAACCTGCTCGTCGGCATGGGCGGGCAGGTGTCGCTCGGCCACGCGGCGTTCTTCGCGGTGGGCGCGTACACGACGGCCGTCGTCGGCGCGGCGGGCGTGCCCGCGGTCGCGACGTTGCCGCTCGCGGGCGCCGTCGCGTTCGCGATCGGCTGGCTGTTCGGCATCCCCGCTCTGCGATTGCAGGGCCTCCAGCTCGGCCTCGTCACGCTCGCCCTCGCCCTCGTGACGCCGCCGGCGATCCGCCAGCTCGACGAGATCACGCGCGGCAGTCGCGGCATCGGCATCGACGGCGACGCGCCCGCGTGGATCCCGCTCGACCAGGACCAGTGGGTGCTACTGCTCGCGCTCGTGGTCTTCGTGCTGGCCTGGATCGCGACGGCGCGGTTCGCGCGCGGGCGCCTGGGGCGCTCGTTCGTCGCGATCCGTGACGCGGAACTCGTCGCCGAGACCCTCGGCGTCGCGGTGCAGCGCACGAAGGTGCGGCTGTTCGCGACCTCGGCCGCGTACGCGGGCGTCGGCGGCGGCCTCTACGCGATGCTGCTCGAGTTCATCGGCCCGGAGAACTTCGGCCTCACGCTCTCGATCTCGTTCATCACCATGATCGTGGTCGGCGGCATCGCGACCGTGCCGGGCGCGGTGCTCGGCGCGGCGTTCGTGCAGGCGGTGCCGGCGATCGCGGGCGAGATCGACCCGGCCGCGGCGGGCTTCACGTACGGCGTGGTGCTGCTGCTGTTCGTGTTCTTCGTGCCGTTCGGCCTGATCGGCGTGATCCGCGGGGCGCTGCGGCCGCTCGTCGACCGGGTGCCGTGGCTGCGGCCGCGCCGGCTGCGCTGA
- a CDS encoding M18 family aminopeptidase encodes MPPTHEADSIVDDFARFVQASPSSYHAAVEVAERAVEAGFTWLEESEDWTGGPGKYVVVRDGAVIAWVQPEASGALPVRVLGAHTDSPGFKLKPSPDVRGNGWKQAAVEVYGGPLLNSWLDRELELAGRVATRDGRVRLVRTGPMLRIPQLAIHLDRGVNNTGLILDKQRNTQPVWGVETAAGDIAELLAARAGVDVADIAGHDILTVDTQPPARFGDGAAFLASPRMDNLTSVHAGLRALIDAPADAGHISMLAAFDHEELGSNSRSGASGPFLEDVLVRIAEGVGATDASRRRALAASWCLSADAGHAVHPNYPERHDPTHRPVPGGGVLLKLNANQRYASDAVGAAMWSRACEAADVSTQPFVSNNTIPCGSTIGPLTATRLGMRTVDVGVPLLSMHSARELVHVDDLVGLGRAVGAFFALHD; translated from the coding sequence ATGCCCCCTACGCACGAAGCCGACTCGATCGTCGACGACTTCGCCCGGTTCGTCCAGGCGTCCCCGAGCTCCTACCACGCCGCCGTCGAGGTCGCCGAGCGCGCCGTCGAGGCGGGCTTCACCTGGCTCGAGGAGTCGGAGGACTGGACCGGCGGGCCCGGGAAGTACGTCGTCGTGCGCGACGGTGCGGTCATCGCGTGGGTGCAGCCCGAGGCATCCGGCGCCCTGCCCGTGCGGGTGCTCGGCGCCCACACCGACTCGCCCGGCTTCAAGCTCAAGCCGAGCCCCGACGTGCGGGGCAACGGCTGGAAGCAGGCGGCCGTCGAGGTCTACGGCGGCCCGCTGCTGAACTCGTGGCTCGACCGCGAGCTCGAGCTGGCCGGCCGAGTCGCGACGCGCGACGGTCGCGTACGGCTCGTGCGCACCGGACCGATGCTGCGCATCCCGCAGCTCGCGATCCACCTCGACCGCGGGGTCAACAACACCGGGCTGATCCTCGACAAGCAGCGCAATACGCAGCCGGTGTGGGGCGTCGAGACGGCAGCCGGCGACATCGCCGAGCTCCTCGCGGCCCGGGCGGGCGTCGACGTCGCCGACATCGCGGGGCACGACATCCTCACGGTCGACACGCAGCCGCCGGCACGGTTCGGCGACGGCGCGGCCTTCCTCGCCAGCCCGCGCATGGACAACCTCACCTCGGTGCACGCGGGCCTGCGCGCCCTCATCGACGCGCCCGCCGACGCGGGGCACATCAGCATGCTCGCCGCGTTCGACCACGAGGAGCTCGGGTCGAACTCGCGCTCCGGCGCGTCGGGCCCGTTCCTCGAGGACGTGCTCGTGCGCATCGCCGAGGGCGTGGGGGCGACGGATGCCTCGCGGCGACGCGCGCTCGCCGCGTCGTGGTGCCTCTCGGCCGACGCGGGCCACGCCGTGCACCCGAACTATCCCGAGCGCCACGACCCCACGCACCGCCCCGTGCCGGGCGGCGGCGTGCTGCTGAAGCTCAACGCCAACCAGCGCTACGCGAGCGACGCGGTCGGTGCCGCCATGTGGTCGCGCGCGTGCGAGGCGGCGGACGTGTCGACGCAGCCGTTCGTGTCGAACAACACGATCCCGTGCGGGTCGACGATCGGGCCGCTGACCGCGACGCGGTTGGGCATGCGCACGGTCGACGTGGGCGTGCCGCTGCTGTCGATGCACTCGGCGCGCGAGCTGGTGCACGTCGACGACTTGGTCGGGCTCGGCCGGGCGGTCGGCGCGTTCTTCGCACTGCACGACTGA
- a CDS encoding acylphosphatase has product MTRLRITVTGMVQGVGYRWWTRAEAQRLGVSGWVKNRLDGRVEAEAEGDAQAVAALVDWMRGGPPSATVTAVETAEVTPTGETGFRIAG; this is encoded by the coding sequence ATGACGAGGCTGCGCATCACCGTGACGGGCATGGTCCAGGGCGTCGGCTACCGCTGGTGGACGCGGGCCGAGGCGCAGCGCCTCGGCGTCTCGGGGTGGGTGAAGAACCGCCTCGACGGCCGGGTCGAGGCCGAGGCGGAGGGCGATGCGCAGGCCGTCGCCGCGCTCGTCGACTGGATGCGCGGCGGTCCGCCGTCGGCGACGGTCACCGCGGTCGAGACCGCCGAGGTGACGCCGACCGGCGAGACCGGCTTCCGCATCGCCGGCTGA
- a CDS encoding J domain-containing protein, whose amino-acid sequence MPDSPLQATPYEVLGVRPDASTGELRSAYRRKLRETHPDTGGDPDRFHEVQAAWERVGTAEARAAYDRGGPARTTTADDGAGSWSMPRTQGERRDTRPGTRSHGHPGGVSRVRYLELIREWAGRGVDLPDPFGADLVRRAPREIRHVLADALAEEATARTVSTLGIAYTAWHDVATDAAGPGLPAKLDHVVLGPTGLFALQSEDWGAPVRIRRGELIGEALAGEKPMRALAQRAKAVGRAAHVKFTCLLVVVPDGDSDEDLQVLGSTRGAVTALVQRSRLAGVLRTGLPGSALIGGGEVMEVRTRLQQSIRFA is encoded by the coding sequence ATGCCCGACAGCCCGCTCCAGGCGACGCCGTACGAGGTGCTCGGCGTCCGGCCGGACGCGTCGACGGGCGAACTGCGGTCGGCGTATCGGCGGAAGCTCCGCGAGACGCACCCCGACACGGGCGGCGATCCCGACCGGTTCCACGAGGTGCAGGCGGCATGGGAGCGCGTCGGCACCGCCGAGGCGCGCGCTGCGTACGACCGCGGCGGGCCCGCGCGCACGACGACCGCCGACGACGGCGCCGGCTCGTGGTCGATGCCGCGCACGCAGGGCGAGCGGCGCGACACCCGGCCCGGCACTCGCAGCCACGGGCACCCCGGCGGCGTCTCCCGCGTGCGCTACCTCGAGCTCATCCGCGAGTGGGCCGGTCGCGGCGTCGACCTGCCCGACCCGTTCGGCGCCGACCTCGTGCGTCGCGCGCCGCGCGAGATCCGCCACGTGCTGGCCGACGCGCTCGCCGAGGAGGCGACGGCGCGCACCGTCTCGACGCTCGGCATCGCCTACACGGCCTGGCACGACGTCGCGACGGATGCCGCGGGGCCGGGGCTGCCCGCGAAGCTCGACCACGTCGTGCTCGGCCCGACCGGGCTGTTCGCCCTCCAGTCGGAGGACTGGGGCGCGCCCGTGCGCATCCGCCGCGGCGAGCTGATCGGCGAGGCGCTCGCCGGCGAGAAGCCGATGCGCGCGCTCGCGCAGCGCGCGAAGGCCGTCGGCCGGGCCGCGCACGTGAAGTTCACCTGCCTGCTCGTGGTCGTGCCCGACGGCGACTCCGACGAGGACCTCCAGGTGCTCGGCTCGACCCGCGGCGCGGTGACCGCGCTCGTGCAGCGCTCGCGGCTCGCGGGCGTGCTGCGCACGGGGCTGCCGGGCTCGGCGCTGATCGGCGGCGGCGAGGTCATGGAGGTGCGCACCCGGCTGCAGCAGTCGATCCGCTTCGCCTGA
- a CDS encoding sulfurtransferase, with protein sequence MTLTLDAPLVSTQWLADRLGADDLVVVDATVVFASTPQGSRPISGLDAYLVDGHVPGAVHGDLLEAFSDPAGRFGFPRPDLGAVARAAQELGIHNGSTVVVYDAALGQWAARLWWVLRAAGLERVAVLDGGLTAWRAEERPLATGHEGAPTTEPLTLAERPDAWADRDEVAAVVAGTRDAALVCALSPHQFSGADGSGGHIPTSANLPFGSVVDRETRRFAGSDALAQRADEPGRVIVYCHAGVAAAGLALALVANGADDVAVYDGSLNEWASDPEAPLATLAPSPVA encoded by the coding sequence ATGACGCTCACCCTCGACGCTCCCCTCGTCAGCACCCAGTGGCTCGCCGACCGGCTCGGCGCCGACGACCTCGTCGTGGTCGACGCGACCGTCGTGTTCGCCTCGACCCCGCAGGGCTCGCGGCCGATCAGCGGGCTCGACGCGTACCTGGTCGACGGGCACGTGCCGGGTGCGGTGCACGGCGACCTGCTCGAGGCGTTCTCCGACCCCGCCGGCCGCTTCGGCTTCCCGCGCCCCGACCTGGGCGCCGTCGCACGCGCGGCGCAGGAGCTCGGCATCCACAACGGCTCGACCGTGGTCGTCTACGACGCGGCGCTCGGCCAGTGGGCGGCGCGCCTCTGGTGGGTGCTGCGGGCGGCCGGCCTCGAGCGCGTCGCAGTGCTCGACGGTGGGTTGACCGCCTGGCGCGCCGAGGAGCGGCCGCTGGCCACGGGCCACGAGGGCGCTCCGACCACCGAGCCGCTGACCCTCGCGGAGCGTCCCGATGCGTGGGCCGACCGCGACGAGGTCGCCGCCGTGGTCGCCGGCACGCGCGACGCCGCGCTCGTGTGTGCGCTGTCGCCGCACCAGTTCAGCGGCGCCGACGGGTCGGGCGGCCACATCCCGACCAGCGCCAACCTGCCGTTCGGCAGCGTGGTCGACCGCGAGACCCGCCGCTTCGCCGGCAGCGACGCGCTCGCGCAACGCGCCGACGAGCCGGGCCGGGTGATCGTGTACTGCCACGCGGGCGTCGCCGCCGCCGGGCTCGCGCTCGCACTCGTCGCGAACGGGGCCGACGACGTCGCCGTCTACGACGGCTCGCTCAACGAGTGGGCGTCCGACCCCGAGGCGCCGCTCGCGACGCTCGCTCCGTCACCCGTCGCCTGA
- a CDS encoding rhodanese-like domain-containing protein gives MSAETPASVTPALFAGAATPEEAVAHHRARLAFETDASDVATAMAAEDPGFVVVDVRSDAAWAQGHVEGALHLPHARVTAEAHGLIAPGTPVVVYCWSPGCNGGAKGALAFAALGHPVKEMLGGFEYWAREGYPIAGESGAGSRAVDPLTGVSDASPGPLGEPVACGC, from the coding sequence ATGAGCGCCGAGACCCCCGCATCCGTCACCCCCGCCCTCTTCGCCGGAGCCGCCACCCCCGAGGAGGCCGTCGCCCACCACCGGGCGCGCCTCGCGTTCGAGACCGACGCGTCCGACGTGGCCACCGCCATGGCCGCCGAGGACCCGGGCTTCGTCGTGGTCGACGTGCGCAGCGACGCCGCCTGGGCGCAGGGGCACGTCGAGGGCGCGCTGCACCTGCCGCACGCGCGTGTCACGGCCGAGGCGCACGGGCTCATCGCGCCGGGCACGCCCGTCGTCGTCTACTGCTGGAGCCCCGGCTGCAACGGCGGCGCCAAGGGCGCGCTCGCGTTCGCGGCGCTCGGCCACCCGGTGAAGGAGATGCTCGGCGGGTTCGAGTACTGGGCGCGCGAGGGGTACCCGATCGCGGGCGAGTCGGGCGCCGGGTCGCGCGCAGTCGACCCGCTGACGGGCGTGTCGGATGCCTCGCCCGGGCCGCTCGGCGAGCCCGTCGCCTGCGGCTGCTGA